Proteins encoded in a region of the Micropterus dolomieu isolate WLL.071019.BEF.003 ecotype Adirondacks linkage group LG07, ASM2129224v1, whole genome shotgun sequence genome:
- the kansl1l gene encoding KAT8 regulatory NSL complex subunit 1-like protein isoform X2 yields the protein MAPALTKILKDGHGIHLSSPPASVRMDSDGRAMRATELESQMRLTDDGDLQKMWLNLSLFPSLDSCLPGSPLDFPANPVLSSCQQASASQCETVFFPSPASLLSLLSFNKGLRDSHQVACVFPGVPDMFLVPVPEHNSQEACLLHMHRAAPECRPDGGDAHHSSLTVTSVPPSYSHGEIKYQGYTPFFALPPTLTQETMAGMGCPPPSSVQPCSGRVNSDQLAPTAVLEEAVKEQLSRQAGLQSRAQRLQRRLQALLGEHAVLHCSQQLEGLNRHCQLAKPDSTHPGILPPHVGCKAQLSWLESTTASSSFTELSEFSRSSQALLRGLQESLDSEATASSSSDEEQGEEKSLGKTKCSPGSCERRWLEERAELGSRWSWLQLRLAELENRIQQLVELHKHIRSTKGGVVLAESQPLTDRRIQHTLLREVAGLSCTASDADTEPCSPTRLLHNIERQSAQLSQIVNSLMPPLGFSPQSKQTHTWKGTRAFTSGQIGDDVSAPGSSKRRRPGTKRLFKADVSCVCARARPLVTYHKPRLFTFSTYNCSRPQDLGKSTSALSFSLSSSSCSCCTSCDPVVLCSDPDCSSSRALSSRTPSATPHSVLSLSFDAPLSHHSKRALAREEWSQRPLVINVQPSSPAHYKRRSSTPLHSSHKYKQHARHHKSRVMGLSPVGMAGSAQSQHRRASRRKRKRRHIHRLIEDEEDVVYQLCDPEDSSDEVLEESCTQVSHKQASQGLVRKRQGESVYNINNIVIPMSLAKVEKLQYKDILTPSWRVIDASFLMNREVEKEEDNEEGQVEDLIDEVFAQRHLALEQREKLRWPSWGKRKCCRHPKRWKNTHGLTNAVLKTVAFEYDVTRSGSRLSGSGGGMCTSGEESSVEWSCAQLDTDEQQSSEEWLPQAPWEPRVFPLDEDNEEALLSDNLEQVPSASECSSSTSKNSNPHASPAETSGATLPSGGRSKSRAPNGS from the exons ATGGCCCCGGCCCTGACCAAAATCCTGAAAGATGGCCATGGTATCCACCTGTCCTCTCCTCCTGCTTCTGTCAGAATGGACTCCGACGGGAGAGCCATGCGTGCTACTGAGCTGGAGTCTCAGATGAGATTGACAGATGATGGTGACCTCCAGAAGATGTGGCTGAACCTGTCTTTGTTTCCCTCTCTGGACTCATGTCTACCCGGGAGCCCCCTGGACTTCCCTGCCAACCCTGTGCTTTCCTCCTGTCAGCAGGCGTCTGCCAGTCAATGTGAGACGGTGTTCTTCCCCAGCCCAGCTTCCCTCCTCAGCCTCCTTTCCTTCAATAAAGGCCTGAGAGATTCTCATCAGGTGGCCTGTGTCTTCCCAGGTGTACCAGACATGTTTTTAGTCCCTGTCCCTGAGCACAATAGCCAAGAGGCTTGCCTGCTGCATATGCACAGGGCTGCTCCTGAATGTAGGCCAGATGGTGGTGATGCGCATCACTCCTCTCTTACCGTTACCAGTGTTCCTCCTTCATATTCCCATGGGGAGATAAAGTACCAAGGCTACACGCCCTTCTTTGCACTCCCACCTACATTGACACAAGAGACAATGGCTGGAATGGGCTGCCCTCCTCCATCTTCAGTACAGCCTTGTAGTGGCAGGGTGAACTCTGACCAGCTGGCACCCACAGCTGTGCTGGAGGAGGCCGTGAAGGAGCAGCTCTCCAGGCAGGCAGGGCTGCAAAGCCGAGCTCAGAGGCTGCAGAGGAGACTGCAAGCCCTGCTAGGGGAGCATGCCGTGCTTCactgcagccagcagctggAGGGCCTGAACAGGCACTGTCAACTTGCCAAACCGGACTCCACACATCCTGGTATACTGCCTCCCCATGTGGGCTGCAAAGCCCAGTTGTCTTGGCTTGAGTCGACCACAGCCTCGTCGTCCTTCACAGAGCTCAGCGAGTTCAGCCGCTCCAGCCAGGCATTGCTGAGAGGCCTGCAGGAGTCTTTGGACTCCGAGGCCACGGCCAGCAGCAGCTCAGACGAGGAGCAAGGGGAGGAGAAGAGTCTCGGCAAAACCAAGTGTTCTCCTGG CAGCTGTGAGAGGCGTTGGCTGGAAGAGAGAGCAGAGCTGGGCAGCAGATGGAGCTGGTTGCAGCTGCGTCTGGCCGAGCTCGAGAACAGGATACAACAACTGGTGGAGCTCCACAAGCACATCCGCTCTACCAAA gGGGGTGTGGTGCTTGCAGAGTCCCAGCCACTGACAGACAGGCGGATTCAGCACACCCTGCTGAGAGAAGTGGCAGGGTTATCCTGCACAGCCTCGGATGCTGACACTGAACCCTGCAGCCCCACGCGCCTTCTGCACAACATAGAGAGACAG AGTGCTCAGCTCAGCCAGATTGTCAACAGTCTGATGCCTCCTCTCGGCTTTTCACCACAgtctaaacaaacacacacctggaaAGGCACGAGAGCCTTCACAAG TGGTCAGATAGGAGACGATGTTTCTGCCCCTGGTAGCTCCAAGAGAAGGAGGCCGGGGACCAAGAGGCTCTTCAAAGCTGatgtgtcgtgtgtgtgtgcccgGGCCCGACCCTTGGTCACCTACCATAAGCCCAGGCTGTTCACTTTCAGTACCTACAACTGCAGCAGGCCACAG GACTTGGGGAAGTCCACGTCTgccctctccttttctctctcatcaTCTTCCTGTTCATGTTGCACGTCTTGTGATCCTGTAGTCCTGTGCTCTGATCCTGACTGCAGCTCCAGTAGGGCCCTGTCCTCCAGGACCCCCAGCGCCACACCTCACTCTGTGCTGTCTCTTTCATTTG ACGCTCCTCTGTCCCACCACTCAAAGAGGGCCCTGGCCAGAGAAGAATGGTCCCAAAGGCCTTTGGTTATCAACGTCCAACCATCCAGTCCAGCACACTACAAGAGACGCAGCTCCACACCACTGCACAGCA GTCACAAATACAAGCAGCATGCAAGGCATCATAAAAGCAGAGTTATGGGTCTTTCGCCAGTCGGGATGGCAGGCTCTGCTCAGAGTCAACACAGGAGAGCTAGTCggaggaaaaggaagagaagACACATCCACAGGCTGATAgaag ATGAGGAAGATGTCGTGTACCAGCTCTGTGACCCAGAGGACAGTTCTGATGAAGTGCTGGAGGAGAGCTGCACACAGGTTTCACACAAGCAGGCctcacag ggCTTGGTTCGCAAACGGCAGGGAGAGAGCGTgtacaacatcaacaacattgTCATCCCCATGTCACTGGCTAAAGTGGAAAAGCTCCAGTACAAAGACATCCTGACACCCAG TTGGCGGGTGATTGACGCCTCATTTCTGATGAACAGAGAGgtagagaaggaggaggacaaTGAGGAGGGGCAG gtggaGGATCTCATTGACGAAGTCTTTGCCCAGAGACACCTGGCCttagagcagagagagaaattgCGCTGGCCATCCTGGGGAAAGAGAAAATGCTGCAGACACCCTAAAAGGTGGAAGAACACACACGGGCTCACAAATGCAGTGTTGAAAACTGTTGCATTTGAATACGATGTGACAAG ATCTGGCAGCAGACTGTCAGGCAGTGGGGGCGGGATGTGCACATCAGGAGAGGAGAGCTCTGTGGAGTGGAGTTGTGCTCAGCTGGATACCGATGAGCAGCAAAGCTCAGAGGAGTGGTTG CCTCAGGCACCCTGGGAGCCACGAGTGTTTCCTTTGGATGAAGACAATGAAGAAGCCCTGCTCTCTGATAACCTGGAACAAGTTCCGTCAGCGTCAGAGTGTAGCTCCTCCACATCAAAGAACTCCAACCCCCATGCCTCCCCAGCTGAGACCTCTGGTGCCACACTGCCGTCTGGTGGACGAAGCAAGAGCAGAGCGCCCAATGGCAGCTGA
- the kansl1l gene encoding KAT8 regulatory NSL complex subunit 1-like protein isoform X1, translating into MAPALTKILKDGHGIHLSSPPASVRMDSDGRAMRATELESQMRLTDDGDLQKMWLNLSLFPSLDSCLPGSPLDFPANPVLSSCQQASASQCETVFFPSPASLLSLLSFNKGLRDSHQVACVFPGVPDMFLVPVPEHNSQEACLLHMHRAAPECRPDGGDAHHSSLTVTSVPPSYSHGEIKYQGYTPFFALPPTLTQETMAGMGCPPPSSVQPCSGRVNSDQLAPTAVLEEAVKEQLSRQAGLQSRAQRLQRRLQALLGEHAVLHCSQQLEGLNRHCQLAKPDSTHPGILPPHVGCKAQLSWLESTTASSSFTELSEFSRSSQALLRGLQESLDSEATASSSSDEEQGEEKSLGKTKCSPGSSCERRWLEERAELGSRWSWLQLRLAELENRIQQLVELHKHIRSTKGGVVLAESQPLTDRRIQHTLLREVAGLSCTASDADTEPCSPTRLLHNIERQSAQLSQIVNSLMPPLGFSPQSKQTHTWKGTRAFTSGQIGDDVSAPGSSKRRRPGTKRLFKADVSCVCARARPLVTYHKPRLFTFSTYNCSRPQDLGKSTSALSFSLSSSSCSCCTSCDPVVLCSDPDCSSSRALSSRTPSATPHSVLSLSFDAPLSHHSKRALAREEWSQRPLVINVQPSSPAHYKRRSSTPLHSSHKYKQHARHHKSRVMGLSPVGMAGSAQSQHRRASRRKRKRRHIHRLIEDEEDVVYQLCDPEDSSDEVLEESCTQVSHKQASQGLVRKRQGESVYNINNIVIPMSLAKVEKLQYKDILTPSWRVIDASFLMNREVEKEEDNEEGQVEDLIDEVFAQRHLALEQREKLRWPSWGKRKCCRHPKRWKNTHGLTNAVLKTVAFEYDVTRSGSRLSGSGGGMCTSGEESSVEWSCAQLDTDEQQSSEEWLPQAPWEPRVFPLDEDNEEALLSDNLEQVPSASECSSSTSKNSNPHASPAETSGATLPSGGRSKSRAPNGS; encoded by the exons ATGGCCCCGGCCCTGACCAAAATCCTGAAAGATGGCCATGGTATCCACCTGTCCTCTCCTCCTGCTTCTGTCAGAATGGACTCCGACGGGAGAGCCATGCGTGCTACTGAGCTGGAGTCTCAGATGAGATTGACAGATGATGGTGACCTCCAGAAGATGTGGCTGAACCTGTCTTTGTTTCCCTCTCTGGACTCATGTCTACCCGGGAGCCCCCTGGACTTCCCTGCCAACCCTGTGCTTTCCTCCTGTCAGCAGGCGTCTGCCAGTCAATGTGAGACGGTGTTCTTCCCCAGCCCAGCTTCCCTCCTCAGCCTCCTTTCCTTCAATAAAGGCCTGAGAGATTCTCATCAGGTGGCCTGTGTCTTCCCAGGTGTACCAGACATGTTTTTAGTCCCTGTCCCTGAGCACAATAGCCAAGAGGCTTGCCTGCTGCATATGCACAGGGCTGCTCCTGAATGTAGGCCAGATGGTGGTGATGCGCATCACTCCTCTCTTACCGTTACCAGTGTTCCTCCTTCATATTCCCATGGGGAGATAAAGTACCAAGGCTACACGCCCTTCTTTGCACTCCCACCTACATTGACACAAGAGACAATGGCTGGAATGGGCTGCCCTCCTCCATCTTCAGTACAGCCTTGTAGTGGCAGGGTGAACTCTGACCAGCTGGCACCCACAGCTGTGCTGGAGGAGGCCGTGAAGGAGCAGCTCTCCAGGCAGGCAGGGCTGCAAAGCCGAGCTCAGAGGCTGCAGAGGAGACTGCAAGCCCTGCTAGGGGAGCATGCCGTGCTTCactgcagccagcagctggAGGGCCTGAACAGGCACTGTCAACTTGCCAAACCGGACTCCACACATCCTGGTATACTGCCTCCCCATGTGGGCTGCAAAGCCCAGTTGTCTTGGCTTGAGTCGACCACAGCCTCGTCGTCCTTCACAGAGCTCAGCGAGTTCAGCCGCTCCAGCCAGGCATTGCTGAGAGGCCTGCAGGAGTCTTTGGACTCCGAGGCCACGGCCAGCAGCAGCTCAGACGAGGAGCAAGGGGAGGAGAAGAGTCTCGGCAAAACCAAGTGTTCTCCTGG TAGCAGCTGTGAGAGGCGTTGGCTGGAAGAGAGAGCAGAGCTGGGCAGCAGATGGAGCTGGTTGCAGCTGCGTCTGGCCGAGCTCGAGAACAGGATACAACAACTGGTGGAGCTCCACAAGCACATCCGCTCTACCAAA gGGGGTGTGGTGCTTGCAGAGTCCCAGCCACTGACAGACAGGCGGATTCAGCACACCCTGCTGAGAGAAGTGGCAGGGTTATCCTGCACAGCCTCGGATGCTGACACTGAACCCTGCAGCCCCACGCGCCTTCTGCACAACATAGAGAGACAG AGTGCTCAGCTCAGCCAGATTGTCAACAGTCTGATGCCTCCTCTCGGCTTTTCACCACAgtctaaacaaacacacacctggaaAGGCACGAGAGCCTTCACAAG TGGTCAGATAGGAGACGATGTTTCTGCCCCTGGTAGCTCCAAGAGAAGGAGGCCGGGGACCAAGAGGCTCTTCAAAGCTGatgtgtcgtgtgtgtgtgcccgGGCCCGACCCTTGGTCACCTACCATAAGCCCAGGCTGTTCACTTTCAGTACCTACAACTGCAGCAGGCCACAG GACTTGGGGAAGTCCACGTCTgccctctccttttctctctcatcaTCTTCCTGTTCATGTTGCACGTCTTGTGATCCTGTAGTCCTGTGCTCTGATCCTGACTGCAGCTCCAGTAGGGCCCTGTCCTCCAGGACCCCCAGCGCCACACCTCACTCTGTGCTGTCTCTTTCATTTG ACGCTCCTCTGTCCCACCACTCAAAGAGGGCCCTGGCCAGAGAAGAATGGTCCCAAAGGCCTTTGGTTATCAACGTCCAACCATCCAGTCCAGCACACTACAAGAGACGCAGCTCCACACCACTGCACAGCA GTCACAAATACAAGCAGCATGCAAGGCATCATAAAAGCAGAGTTATGGGTCTTTCGCCAGTCGGGATGGCAGGCTCTGCTCAGAGTCAACACAGGAGAGCTAGTCggaggaaaaggaagagaagACACATCCACAGGCTGATAgaag ATGAGGAAGATGTCGTGTACCAGCTCTGTGACCCAGAGGACAGTTCTGATGAAGTGCTGGAGGAGAGCTGCACACAGGTTTCACACAAGCAGGCctcacag ggCTTGGTTCGCAAACGGCAGGGAGAGAGCGTgtacaacatcaacaacattgTCATCCCCATGTCACTGGCTAAAGTGGAAAAGCTCCAGTACAAAGACATCCTGACACCCAG TTGGCGGGTGATTGACGCCTCATTTCTGATGAACAGAGAGgtagagaaggaggaggacaaTGAGGAGGGGCAG gtggaGGATCTCATTGACGAAGTCTTTGCCCAGAGACACCTGGCCttagagcagagagagaaattgCGCTGGCCATCCTGGGGAAAGAGAAAATGCTGCAGACACCCTAAAAGGTGGAAGAACACACACGGGCTCACAAATGCAGTGTTGAAAACTGTTGCATTTGAATACGATGTGACAAG ATCTGGCAGCAGACTGTCAGGCAGTGGGGGCGGGATGTGCACATCAGGAGAGGAGAGCTCTGTGGAGTGGAGTTGTGCTCAGCTGGATACCGATGAGCAGCAAAGCTCAGAGGAGTGGTTG CCTCAGGCACCCTGGGAGCCACGAGTGTTTCCTTTGGATGAAGACAATGAAGAAGCCCTGCTCTCTGATAACCTGGAACAAGTTCCGTCAGCGTCAGAGTGTAGCTCCTCCACATCAAAGAACTCCAACCCCCATGCCTCCCCAGCTGAGACCTCTGGTGCCACACTGCCGTCTGGTGGACGAAGCAAGAGCAGAGCGCCCAATGGCAGCTGA
- the kansl1l gene encoding KAT8 regulatory NSL complex subunit 1-like protein isoform X3, with product MAPALTKILKDGHGIHLSSPPASVRMDSDGRAMRATELESQMRLTDDGDLQKMWLNLSLFPSLDSCLPGSPLDFPANPVLSSCQQASASQCETVFFPSPASLLSLLSFNKGLRDSHQVACVFPGVPDMFLVPVPEHNSQEACLLHMHRAAPECRPDGGDAHHSSLTVTSVPPSYSHGEIKYQGYTPFFALPPTLTQETMAGMGCPPPSSVQPCSGRVNSDQLAPTAVLEEAVKEQLSRQAGLQSRAQRLQRRLQALLGEHAVLHCSQQLEGLNRHCQLAKPDSTHPGILPPHVGCKAQLSWLESTTASSSFTELSEFSRSSQALLRGLQESLDSEATASSSSDEEQGEEKSLGKTKCSPGCERRWLEERAELGSRWSWLQLRLAELENRIQQLVELHKHIRSTKGGVVLAESQPLTDRRIQHTLLREVAGLSCTASDADTEPCSPTRLLHNIERQSAQLSQIVNSLMPPLGFSPQSKQTHTWKGTRAFTSGQIGDDVSAPGSSKRRRPGTKRLFKADVSCVCARARPLVTYHKPRLFTFSTYNCSRPQDLGKSTSALSFSLSSSSCSCCTSCDPVVLCSDPDCSSSRALSSRTPSATPHSVLSLSFDAPLSHHSKRALAREEWSQRPLVINVQPSSPAHYKRRSSTPLHSSHKYKQHARHHKSRVMGLSPVGMAGSAQSQHRRASRRKRKRRHIHRLIEDEEDVVYQLCDPEDSSDEVLEESCTQVSHKQASQGLVRKRQGESVYNINNIVIPMSLAKVEKLQYKDILTPSWRVIDASFLMNREVEKEEDNEEGQVEDLIDEVFAQRHLALEQREKLRWPSWGKRKCCRHPKRWKNTHGLTNAVLKTVAFEYDVTRSGSRLSGSGGGMCTSGEESSVEWSCAQLDTDEQQSSEEWLPQAPWEPRVFPLDEDNEEALLSDNLEQVPSASECSSSTSKNSNPHASPAETSGATLPSGGRSKSRAPNGS from the exons ATGGCCCCGGCCCTGACCAAAATCCTGAAAGATGGCCATGGTATCCACCTGTCCTCTCCTCCTGCTTCTGTCAGAATGGACTCCGACGGGAGAGCCATGCGTGCTACTGAGCTGGAGTCTCAGATGAGATTGACAGATGATGGTGACCTCCAGAAGATGTGGCTGAACCTGTCTTTGTTTCCCTCTCTGGACTCATGTCTACCCGGGAGCCCCCTGGACTTCCCTGCCAACCCTGTGCTTTCCTCCTGTCAGCAGGCGTCTGCCAGTCAATGTGAGACGGTGTTCTTCCCCAGCCCAGCTTCCCTCCTCAGCCTCCTTTCCTTCAATAAAGGCCTGAGAGATTCTCATCAGGTGGCCTGTGTCTTCCCAGGTGTACCAGACATGTTTTTAGTCCCTGTCCCTGAGCACAATAGCCAAGAGGCTTGCCTGCTGCATATGCACAGGGCTGCTCCTGAATGTAGGCCAGATGGTGGTGATGCGCATCACTCCTCTCTTACCGTTACCAGTGTTCCTCCTTCATATTCCCATGGGGAGATAAAGTACCAAGGCTACACGCCCTTCTTTGCACTCCCACCTACATTGACACAAGAGACAATGGCTGGAATGGGCTGCCCTCCTCCATCTTCAGTACAGCCTTGTAGTGGCAGGGTGAACTCTGACCAGCTGGCACCCACAGCTGTGCTGGAGGAGGCCGTGAAGGAGCAGCTCTCCAGGCAGGCAGGGCTGCAAAGCCGAGCTCAGAGGCTGCAGAGGAGACTGCAAGCCCTGCTAGGGGAGCATGCCGTGCTTCactgcagccagcagctggAGGGCCTGAACAGGCACTGTCAACTTGCCAAACCGGACTCCACACATCCTGGTATACTGCCTCCCCATGTGGGCTGCAAAGCCCAGTTGTCTTGGCTTGAGTCGACCACAGCCTCGTCGTCCTTCACAGAGCTCAGCGAGTTCAGCCGCTCCAGCCAGGCATTGCTGAGAGGCCTGCAGGAGTCTTTGGACTCCGAGGCCACGGCCAGCAGCAGCTCAGACGAGGAGCAAGGGGAGGAGAAGAGTCTCGGCAAAACCAAGTGTTCTCCTGG CTGTGAGAGGCGTTGGCTGGAAGAGAGAGCAGAGCTGGGCAGCAGATGGAGCTGGTTGCAGCTGCGTCTGGCCGAGCTCGAGAACAGGATACAACAACTGGTGGAGCTCCACAAGCACATCCGCTCTACCAAA gGGGGTGTGGTGCTTGCAGAGTCCCAGCCACTGACAGACAGGCGGATTCAGCACACCCTGCTGAGAGAAGTGGCAGGGTTATCCTGCACAGCCTCGGATGCTGACACTGAACCCTGCAGCCCCACGCGCCTTCTGCACAACATAGAGAGACAG AGTGCTCAGCTCAGCCAGATTGTCAACAGTCTGATGCCTCCTCTCGGCTTTTCACCACAgtctaaacaaacacacacctggaaAGGCACGAGAGCCTTCACAAG TGGTCAGATAGGAGACGATGTTTCTGCCCCTGGTAGCTCCAAGAGAAGGAGGCCGGGGACCAAGAGGCTCTTCAAAGCTGatgtgtcgtgtgtgtgtgcccgGGCCCGACCCTTGGTCACCTACCATAAGCCCAGGCTGTTCACTTTCAGTACCTACAACTGCAGCAGGCCACAG GACTTGGGGAAGTCCACGTCTgccctctccttttctctctcatcaTCTTCCTGTTCATGTTGCACGTCTTGTGATCCTGTAGTCCTGTGCTCTGATCCTGACTGCAGCTCCAGTAGGGCCCTGTCCTCCAGGACCCCCAGCGCCACACCTCACTCTGTGCTGTCTCTTTCATTTG ACGCTCCTCTGTCCCACCACTCAAAGAGGGCCCTGGCCAGAGAAGAATGGTCCCAAAGGCCTTTGGTTATCAACGTCCAACCATCCAGTCCAGCACACTACAAGAGACGCAGCTCCACACCACTGCACAGCA GTCACAAATACAAGCAGCATGCAAGGCATCATAAAAGCAGAGTTATGGGTCTTTCGCCAGTCGGGATGGCAGGCTCTGCTCAGAGTCAACACAGGAGAGCTAGTCggaggaaaaggaagagaagACACATCCACAGGCTGATAgaag ATGAGGAAGATGTCGTGTACCAGCTCTGTGACCCAGAGGACAGTTCTGATGAAGTGCTGGAGGAGAGCTGCACACAGGTTTCACACAAGCAGGCctcacag ggCTTGGTTCGCAAACGGCAGGGAGAGAGCGTgtacaacatcaacaacattgTCATCCCCATGTCACTGGCTAAAGTGGAAAAGCTCCAGTACAAAGACATCCTGACACCCAG TTGGCGGGTGATTGACGCCTCATTTCTGATGAACAGAGAGgtagagaaggaggaggacaaTGAGGAGGGGCAG gtggaGGATCTCATTGACGAAGTCTTTGCCCAGAGACACCTGGCCttagagcagagagagaaattgCGCTGGCCATCCTGGGGAAAGAGAAAATGCTGCAGACACCCTAAAAGGTGGAAGAACACACACGGGCTCACAAATGCAGTGTTGAAAACTGTTGCATTTGAATACGATGTGACAAG ATCTGGCAGCAGACTGTCAGGCAGTGGGGGCGGGATGTGCACATCAGGAGAGGAGAGCTCTGTGGAGTGGAGTTGTGCTCAGCTGGATACCGATGAGCAGCAAAGCTCAGAGGAGTGGTTG CCTCAGGCACCCTGGGAGCCACGAGTGTTTCCTTTGGATGAAGACAATGAAGAAGCCCTGCTCTCTGATAACCTGGAACAAGTTCCGTCAGCGTCAGAGTGTAGCTCCTCCACATCAAAGAACTCCAACCCCCATGCCTCCCCAGCTGAGACCTCTGGTGCCACACTGCCGTCTGGTGGACGAAGCAAGAGCAGAGCGCCCAATGGCAGCTGA